Part of the Sylvia atricapilla isolate bSylAtr1 chromosome 1, bSylAtr1.pri, whole genome shotgun sequence genome, GAGGAAGTCTGCAATTAAAAGCCACATTCATAAGCCTATTTAAAGGTTGTCATTCCAGTTGCAAATGGCTTGCTTCCTTTGAAGGAAAATCTGATCCAGTCTCTCTTAAGCCAGACAATACTTGGGATGGCTTTTCTTCAGAAGGGCTGTCTGCCTCATCTCCACAGGTATGctcttcattttcctgtctGGATTCCTCTAGAGCCAGACTCTCCAGTGTCTCAAGACTGTCAGGTGCTTGCCCAGTTAGCCTCTATAAAGAAACAAGACAGTGAATTTAGTATTTTCTCTACTTAATAACTATGAAATAAGGAAATAAGAATCTGCATATTAAATTAAGCAAACCATCTTCATTTGGAGGTTGACATAATCAAAACATTCCTCAGTTACAAAATCTTAAGATACAAGTTCAACTCAAATTACTACCTCTTAACTTGCACACCACAACTGCTTTGTTGACTGTTAAGTTTCTCTTGGTCTTCAGTAGGAAGAACTGTTTATCTCAGGCAATCTAAAACATGGGAAACTGGTTCCCAAGTATTTACTCTAGTACCATATAGGTTTTACTTTAGAAAAATTACTGTGCAACCAATTTACTCCATTTTTAGTTACAGATAATGAAGCTACATTAAGTCTAGATGAACTTTAACACCCAGCAGTCTCTAGCACTTGATCAACCTAGATTTGCCAGGCATCCAGATTCATATGCCAGCTTAATCCCTGGAAAACACACCTGAAAGCCAGAACATTAAGGTTCCACAGCTATCTTATTGTACTTATTGCAGCTTCAGAGGCTCTTACAAACAATACACTCCTGCTAGAGGAGCCATGGAATAAGTGACACAACTACAAGGGAGCCCACAAGGAATTCGCAGAGGGAGCTGTTGGGAAATTTACAAGTTTATGAACCCTAGAGACTTTATGTATATCCCTTTTTGGGCCATGAAAATGGCACTGTCTTTACTTTAAAGTCCATAATGGTCCCTCTCACCACTCTACTTTGGAACTCTGTTCCAAGTTTAGGTTCtcaaactggacacagccagTACCAACCTATTAAGCACATGAACTTAAGTCATGCCaataaagggaaaaatcaaCTTTCTCTTATCACAATCGCCAACATGCAAATCTTGTTCTGTTAAGAGAGTAGGTTGAATCCCTCCTTCACAAATCATCCATCTTAGTACTCTCAGTACTCCTGTAGGTTCTAAGACGGGAAAAATTCATCCCCTTAAAGGACCTTTATGACTCTAGAATTACAGCAATAATCCTGCAGCAAACAGGTCAGAGAGCAATTTAAAATGAAGAGTCATGTCAGCACATGTAACAAGTCATGACTTGTTATAAATACCTCGGCTGGTTTCTCACTTTTTTGTTCCACAACATGAactgaaaattgttttaaataccTCAATCACATTGGTCATATAGTGCACGTGCTCAGCAAGGGACATGAGCTCTTCATTCTCTTCTTTCAGGCGAGCAATTTCACTATCCTTCTGCTCGATTTCTTTGTGCAACTGAGatcaaataacaaaatattagAAAAGGAAGACAATAGCCAGTGATGAAGCAGTTAGGTATCTTTGCATAGctaccttttcattttcttgaagcACTTCATACAGAGCCTTCCTCCTTTCTTCAGCCACTTCTTTCCAATACTGAGATGAAGGACTTCCTGAAGTTAGAGGCTACAGTAAGTCTGTGGGGTAAGACTCCTTAAGAGCACCTTAAGATATCCAACTTGTATACAAGTCTTCTGTGAGCTGTGATACTAAAAACTCACTCTGTATAGTGTTTTCAAAGACTTGTTGGGAACTACAACTAGTGACACAAGCTTAGAGGAAACAGATCCTAGGGCTGCAGTAATGGCTGTACAGTGCCTTCAGGCAGCTGCCTCAAGCACTGCAGGCTCCGCAAGACGGCCACATTTGCAAATGCTGCTCTCAATGTGTGCTTTGTGGAAGGCAGAAGTGTTAAGTTCCAGGACACTGTCCACACTGGGCACAAAAGTTCTGAGAAACTGTGCACACAACACAGTGCCAGCCAAGGTTTTCATTTCAACTTAATTACTAGTCACCGGAAAACTTATAGCTGAGCCAAAATAACAGATTACAAGACTCCTTAACACTGCTGTGCACACAGTGCTCCTCAGCTTCTGGTTTTCATGAACTCATTCTTAAATATTAGACATCTATACTTCATTTAATATAGAGGATAAGTATCATCAACTCCTGCTAGACATTATGAAAAATCCACAGAGCCCTTATCTAAATGACAAGGGAAATACATTTCAAGTATTAGTCCCACAGCAGCATAGCATTTAAAGtgtaagaaaacatttcaggaaTTATCACATACCTTTCACCATGAGATCTTCAGCTTGAATGacattctcattttcttgtCCCTTGTCCACAGACACCTCAGCTTTACAAGTCTTTGAGGCAAATTTGTTATTCCAGAGTTTCCTTCTGACTGAAGActttttctgtataaaacatAGAGCAACACCTCAGCCTTCACAAAAATACAAGCTTCTAAGCCTGCAAGTCTCTTTAATTCCTGCTTTCTTCACATTATAGCTCTAATTTAGACATCTTCCTTAATACCCAAAGAACTGAGAAATTGCTAGGTTTTAATGTTGGTTATTACTAGAACCAATAGTAAGCCTCAGTTGTGTCATACTAGTTAGcacattgcatttttttcaaatacattagTTTTCAGTTAAAGGCTCAAAAGCATTTCACTATGACTAGAAATAATTCCATACCTACAGATTATCTTTCAGTTCATACCTCATTACACCTGCCAATCAGGCTACCTGCTGCTGAAGGCTGAATCATTTTAAGAGTCTGTCTTGGGGCAGCACTGCAAGTGGCATCTGTGAGGTACTTCTGAAAAGACAAATGTGGTTCAGACAGTAGCCACTCTTTTCTtcacaaactgaaaattattatgaATCCATCATACTTCCATTAGGGTAACATACAATTCAttttttcaagacagaaaaaaaaagacactgtaGCTTATATTAAGGCTTTTGTAAGGGAAGGGGATCTAATTATTTGTAGCAGAGATAGGTCTTAATCACGTGTAGCTATGATCAATACCTGCATCTTAGGAAACATTTACCTTTCAGAAAAGAATTTGAGCAGAAATATTCTGATTTCAAGGCCAGTGACTTTAGCTCAAACTCTCCAACTTGAGTTtgagagcagcagcctcagactcttggggacagggacaaaagTGATTGCAGTTGCAAGGTTAGGTGGGGTAAAGGCACATCACTTCAGGCAATAGCTGTTTTTGTAACCTGTGAACACACCATCAAGCAGTGTTCATTTAAACAGATGTGTTACTTTGATTATCCATTAAAATGGATCCAAAGCTTCCTTGCTTCGATGGGACAGGCCATTGTTTTGTCTAACCAGCATGTTTGTCACCCTTCCTATCATGCATAAATGCCTCTTTCCCGCATCAAAGCTTTCTGATTGGGTTGGTTACACTGCCACCATGGGACAGTAAACAATGGCAGACAACCAAGCAAGAACAGCCAGGATACAATGCCACACCAGCGTGAGAAAGCTACCAATTCACACCGCACTTCATAGGACAAGAGCTCGCCTTTCCCACGGTAGTTGCTGCCACCAATTATCCTACTGTTCCACTAAAGGACAAACATTAACTGCTGTGGGAACAAGAGTCACACGTCGTGTCAGACACTGCTTGCGGCCACCTAGGATTAGAGTTAAGTCTGCTCTGCCAAGAAATTACTGGCCAATACTCAAGTTAACTCACTGAAAGTACAAAAAAGCCATACCGAGCAACTTATACCCTTACAGACACTATGGGACAGGACTGCCATGAATCACACCTGTCAACTGGCAATCTTCATTAACACCTGAAGTTTTCATTCCAGTCACTACGCCTCATCATACAAGAGCTACTAGCCTCCATTATATATAGTTTTGTACTACTCTGATTAGAGCCTACATTAAAAGATTTACCAAGAAAAGTTACTAGGGCTTATACCTAATCAGTTAGCGCTTAAAAACCTAAGTTATTTAAGCATTTTCACCAATTCCAACTATGATTCATGAAGGTCACTTTAGAAAGTGACCTGCCTGCTTGaatacttcttttaaaacatgtttgACACAAGACAGACATAACTCTTGATAAGTGCCCACCCATAAACAGCCTACAAAACCTACTCTACAACCCCTAGGCATTAGCCAGACAGATTCAGTAAGCAAAGGCATACAGTCAggacaaacaaaccaaactaaCCCTGAAAAACTAAACGGAGAGACAACAAGCTCAGTGTCAAAGCAAAAAAGACTTGCTGAGCAACAGGAAAAAGAGTAGTCATAAGCACATAGGCCCAAGCAGGACAGCATGTTCCCAAGCCACACTTGTCTGCCAGGAGGCTACTCAAGCCAAATGGACACAAGCCAGGTGGAAGCACATTGCAACAGATCCCTTTATAGTCTAACTTCAGTGGACACAGAGGCTTGTGTCAGACAGAGGTACTAGCATCAAGGCTTTAAAGACTATACCTGCAAAGATC contains:
- the GMNN gene encoding geminin; its protein translation is MSSKMKQKLTTEKSSGSLQKYLTDATCSAAPRQTLKMIQPSAAGSLIGRCNEKKSSVRRKLWNNKFASKTCKAEVSVDKGQENENVIQAEDLMVKGSPSSQYWKEVAEERRKALYEVLQENEKLHKEIEQKDSEIARLKEENEELMSLAEHVHYMTNVIERLTGQAPDSLETLESLALEESRQENEEHTCGDEADSPSEEKPSQVLSGLRETGSDFPSKEASHLQLE